The Candidatus Limnocylindrales bacterium DNA window TTACGAGAACGATGCCGAGAAGGCGGCGTTCTTCGAGAGCATCGCCGCACAGGGGCATCGCGAGGAGAATCTGCTCAACTTCGTCTCGTGCAAAGGTTCGCGCGACGAGTGCGCGGACTTCCTGCGCGAGTACGAGAAGCTCGGCGTCTCGGGCATCGTCTTCTACTTCAACGACATCGCGTCGTTCGGCAGCGGCCGCTCGCAGGCCGAGAGGTTCCAGGCCGAGGTGTTTCCGCTCGTCGGGTGATCCGGCGGCGCGCTTATGTCAGACAGCAGCCATGCCGCGCAACGTTCTTGGTGAACCGCTCGCTACTTGTTCGATGGACCCCGAAACCGGATTTTTCCGCGATGGATGCTGTCGTACGAGCGAGGAAGACGTTGGTCGTCACACGGTGTGCGTCGAGGTCAGCGCCGAGTTTCTGGAATTCTCGCGCTCGCGCGGAAACGACTTGTCGACGCCGCGGCCCGAATTCGGATTCCCGGGCCTCCAGCCCGGAGACCGCTGGTGTCTGTGCGCTCCGCGCTGGCAGGAAGCGCTCGAAGCCGGTGCCGCGCCGCACGTCATCCTGTCGGCCACCGACGAGAACGCTCTTGAAGATGTCGCGCTTGACGATCTGAAGCGGTTCGCCATCGATCTCTGCTAGCGC harbors:
- a CDS encoding DUF2237 domain-containing protein, with translation MPRNVLGEPLATCSMDPETGFFRDGCCRTSEEDVGRHTVCVEVSAEFLEFSRSRGNDLSTPRPEFGFPGLQPGDRWCLCAPRWQEALEAGAAPHVILSATDENALEDVALDDLKRFAIDLC